The Candidatus Vicinibacter affinis region CAGGGTCCACAAAGAGGCCTCTCAGATGCCAATCTGCTCCACTTCCTCCAACAGCGTCGAGAGATTGCTCGACTGTCTGCCATCATTGGAGGAGGCTTCTGCTGTGAGGAGTCGAACGCGTGGACTCGATTTCTGGTTCGAGGACTGTACGATCCTCGACTGTTCATCTTCATTTTCGACTTTGCCTTTGACTTGTCCATTTTGGAGTCTGGTCGAAAGAAGGCTCGATTGGAGGAGGCCGATTGAGGCCATGACTGACTGATCGATTTGAGCAGTTTGGCGATCAATAAACGAGATCCCCTGCAGATTGGTTGGTGTGAGGTGTTGGTGGATTGGAGGTGGAGTGAGCAGTCGAGGGCTCTGTTTTTCCAAATTGCTGTCAAACAAACAAACCAAAAGCAAAACAGTACATTTCTGCGGCACTTGCCACTGAACTCCATCACCTTGCCGCCACTCTGCCTCCCATCGCCACTCCATGAGTCAGGAGCGGAAGAAGATTGAGGTGCGGATCGACAAGACCGATGATCCTGAGAGCAAGTTGAAGGCCGAGCTGGGTCGATTGAGTGAAGACGAAAGCAAAGAAGCCTTGCTGTTGAAAGTGAACGCGGAAACTGCGGCGGAATCGATCAAGTGGACAGGATCGCGAAAGCCCTTGTTGGGCTCAGCAAGCCACATTGGAGACTGGTGCTGTGGATTGGGTCCAATGGTTTGGAGAGTGTTCCTGAATCAGTTTGGGAACTCGCAAACTTGGAGGAGCTTCGACTCAACAACAACAAACTCAAGACCATTTCTCCTGCAATCGCCAAACTCACCAAGCTGAGGAGGCTCTGGATTGGATGGAATCCATTTGAGGGCTTTCCGGAAGCTGTGTGCAAGCTGGAGCAATTGGAGGTTTTGTTTGTTGATGGCTGCCAATTGAGTGTTCTTCCTTCCTCCTTCGCCTCTCTTCGCAATCTGCTGGAACTCAATCTTGGCGACAACGCCTTTGAGCAGTTTCCTGAAGTGATCTGCGAGTTGAGGAGCCTGAGGAAGCTGTGGCTGAATGGCAACAAGCTGTCGTCTCTTCCTCAATCGTTTGCCAATCTTCGAGAGCTGAGAGAGCTCGATATTTCGAACAACCGCTTCAAGGAGTTTCCTCAAGTGGTGTGCGAGCTGCCGAATCTGGAGAGTCTTAACATTGAAAACAACCAATTGAGCGAGCTGCCTCTGGCCATCACCAAGCTTGTTCGCTTGAAATCCCTGAATTTGAGTCAAAACTCGTTCACCAGCTTTCCTCTGTTTGTTGGCGATTTGCCTCAGCTTTCAGACTTCTTCTCATATGGTTGGTTCAATCTGCTCGTTTCCATTTCTCATTCTCTTGCTCACAATTGGTGCAGGCAATCCTCTTCAGGGTCCTCAAAGAGGCCTCTCAGATGCCGATTTGCTCCGATTCCTCCAACAGCGTCGAGAGATTGCTCGACTGTCTGCCATCATTGGAGGAGGCTTCTGCTGTGAGGAGTCGAACGCGTGGACTCGATTTCTGGTTCGAGGACTGTACGATCCTCGACTGTTCATCTTCATTTTCGACTTTGCCTTTGACTTGTCCATTTTGGAGTCTGGTCGAGTGTAGAGGCCGATTGGAGGAGGCCGATTGAGGCCATGACTGACTGATCGATTTGA contains the following coding sequences:
- a CDS encoding leucine-rich repeat domain-containing protein, producing the protein MDRIAKALVGLSKPHWRLVLWIGSNGLESVPESVWELANLEELRLNNNKLKTISPAIAKLTKLRRLWIGWNPFEGFPEAVCKLEQLEVLFVDGCQLSVLPSSFASLRNLLELNLGDNAFEQFPEVICELRSLRKLWLNGNKLSSLPQSFANLRELRELDISNNRFKEFPQVVCELPNLESLNIENNQLSELPLAITKLVRLKSLNLSQNSFTSFPLFVGDLPQLSDFFSYGWFNLLVSISHSLAHNWCRQSSSGSSKRPLRCRFAPIPPTASRDCSTVCHHWRRLLL